From the Salinimicrobium tongyeongense genome, one window contains:
- the coaD gene encoding pantetheine-phosphate adenylyltransferase: MKTAVFPGSFDPITLGHVDIINRGLPLFDEIILAIGINSDKKYMFSLEDRLGFLEETFKDEPKIKVMTYKGMTVDFCREQNAGFILRGLRNAIDLEFEKSIGQTNFKMSGVETLFFITSSGKSHISSTVVRDVIRNGGDYHFMVPDVVSRNKD; the protein is encoded by the coding sequence ATGAAGACAGCAGTTTTTCCCGGTTCATTTGACCCCATTACTTTGGGACATGTTGACATCATTAACCGCGGATTACCTTTATTCGATGAGATTATCCTGGCAATTGGCATCAACTCCGATAAAAAATACATGTTCTCGCTTGAAGACAGGCTGGGGTTTCTGGAAGAGACCTTTAAAGACGAGCCAAAGATCAAAGTGATGACTTACAAAGGCATGACAGTGGATTTTTGCAGGGAACAAAACGCCGGATTCATTCTTAGAGGCCTGCGCAATGCCATTGACCTCGAATTTGAAAAGAGCATTGGCCAGACCAACTTTAAAATGAGCGGAGTAGAAACCCTTTTCTTTATTACTTCCTCCGGAAAAAGCCATATTTCTTCAACCGTTGTTCGCGACGTAATTCGCAACGGCGGAGACTATCACTTTATGGTGCCCGATGTGGTATCAAGGAATAAGGATTAA
- a CDS encoding D-alanine--D-alanine ligase — translation MKKNVAIAMGGFSSEYRISINSGNIVYKNLDRSKYNPYRVHILQKEWFVIGENDTPYPINRSNFTVTIDGQLITFDCVFNTIHGTPGENGLLQAYLELLDIPQTSCDFYQSALTFNKRDLISVLKPFGIKTAENYFVDKGDEVDPDEIIAKVGLPCFVKANKAGSSFGITKVKSRDQIIPATKFAFKEDNEIIIESFLDGTEVSVGVITHNDEILALPVTEIVSENEFFDYEAKYLGKSQEITPARISEEQTKKVQEIAKLIYRKLKMKGFSRSEFIFHNNEPHFIEMNTNPGLSEASILPQQAQAAGISLKELFGSAIEAALKV, via the coding sequence ATGAAGAAAAATGTAGCCATAGCCATGGGCGGCTTCTCCAGCGAATACCGTATTTCAATAAACAGCGGGAATATAGTTTACAAGAACCTCGATCGCAGCAAATACAACCCTTACCGGGTGCATATCCTGCAAAAAGAATGGTTTGTGATTGGGGAAAATGACACGCCTTACCCCATTAACCGCAGCAATTTCACGGTTACCATAGATGGGCAGTTAATCACTTTCGACTGTGTTTTTAACACCATTCACGGAACTCCGGGCGAAAATGGACTTTTACAGGCCTATCTCGAGCTGCTTGACATCCCGCAGACTTCCTGCGATTTCTACCAGTCGGCACTCACTTTTAATAAAAGGGACCTTATTAGCGTGCTCAAACCCTTCGGAATTAAAACTGCTGAAAATTACTTTGTCGATAAAGGAGATGAGGTTGATCCCGATGAAATAATTGCAAAAGTTGGTTTGCCCTGCTTTGTGAAAGCCAATAAAGCCGGAAGCAGCTTTGGGATCACCAAAGTGAAATCACGGGATCAAATCATTCCCGCCACCAAATTTGCCTTTAAGGAAGATAATGAGATCATCATCGAATCTTTTCTTGATGGCACCGAAGTTTCGGTTGGAGTGATCACTCACAACGACGAGATCCTCGCGCTGCCGGTCACCGAAATTGTTTCTGAAAATGAGTTTTTTGACTATGAAGCCAAGTACCTCGGAAAATCCCAGGAGATCACCCCTGCCCGAATTTCAGAAGAACAAACGAAAAAAGTTCAGGAGATCGCCAAATTGATCTATCGAAAGCTGAAGATGAAAGGTTTTTCAAGATCAGAATTCATTTTCCACAACAACGAGCCACATTTTATTGAAATGAACACCAACCCGGGCTTAAGTGAAGCGAGTATACTTCCGCAGCAGGCACAGGCAGCGGGAATTTCCTTAAAAGAGCTGTTTGGCAGTGCTATTGAAGCTGCCTTAAAAGTCTAG
- a CDS encoding PASTA domain-containing protein, translating into MAVFAVVLIAFIILQWLDFSTNQDQRITVPNLERLSLDRVDEQLSELDLRREILDSANYNPDFPPYSVIDQVPLPGKEVKENRKIYLTLNPSGFTKVEIPENLIRRTRRQVEPTLRSLGFEIGTITYKPDVAKDVVLEMRHRGQLLEPGMKLMKTSKIDLVLADGSRRYGMEEEDSTATAQDPILNDLEDEEYDF; encoded by the coding sequence TTGGCTGTATTTGCGGTAGTTTTGATCGCCTTTATTATACTTCAATGGCTTGATTTTTCTACAAATCAGGATCAAAGGATCACCGTGCCCAACCTGGAACGCCTATCTTTAGACCGGGTTGATGAACAACTTTCGGAACTCGACCTGCGCCGGGAAATCCTTGATTCGGCCAATTACAACCCCGATTTTCCGCCGTACTCTGTGATAGATCAGGTGCCGCTTCCGGGGAAAGAAGTAAAGGAGAACCGAAAAATATATCTCACCTTGAACCCTTCAGGATTTACAAAAGTTGAAATTCCTGAAAATTTAATCCGAAGAACCCGCAGGCAGGTGGAGCCAACCCTGCGTTCGCTGGGGTTTGAAATAGGAACCATTACCTATAAACCCGATGTTGCCAAAGATGTGGTGCTCGAAATGCGCCATCGTGGCCAGCTGCTCGAACCAGGAATGAAACTGATGAAGACTTCTAAGATTGACCTTGTGCTTGCCGATGGCTCCAGGAGGTATGGAATGGAAGAAGAGGATAGTACCGCAACCGCACAAGACCCAATTTTGAACGACCTGGAAGACGAAGAATATGATTTCTGA
- a CDS encoding TonB-dependent receptor, with protein MKKHLLLVFAIFFFGKLSAQQISGKVADAFSNKPLKNVKITSEDFSETVFTDASGAFSLLVKGLPVNLIFEAPGYGRMSLQVDAASEEIFVVLAPSEGSLSEVVLRSTIIPQELLETPASVAVLSEEELQRFDETNVMQNISTLPGLNVHQGALNTNKMSIRGVGARSQYSTNRVKAYFMEIPITSAEGETTLDDLDPAALERIEIIKGPTSSIYGAGLGGVVTLFPARAMEQGTRARVKSTFGDYGLFRATARASHASKSAKLTATYNHVETDGWRDNSAYDRDSFNLFGQVLAGKRGELSVLGNFVRLKAFIPSSLNRETLRTEPSSAAFNWAAAQGYESYDKALLGFSYQYRFSEVFSNVTSVYGSFRDAYEPRPFDILNEGQSALGARTKFGLEKDIFGAPAQVSFGVEFYNEWYDTATFENLYEQFEDRGSVPGEYLSHNEQDRRYYNIFLQWNQEVTSRLKLEAGLNLNATSYELSDLYEADEVDQTGDYSFEEVFSPRIGAVYTVAPGKNLYASVSHGFSTPTVAETLTPEGLINTNLKPETGINYELGFKGNFLNNRLYAEVAAFSIQVENLLVAERVAEDQYIGRNAGKTDHNGIEFLLNYNFPISTTVRARTFVNAAYNSFEFDEFVDEEEDFSGNELPAVPGETVNAGLDIVTSFGLTLRSTYQFEGEMPLNDANTEFRKQYDLLHFKLALEPLEMFNTLTNQHWDLEIFGGVNNALDENYAASVIPNAVGFGGNAPRYFYPGMPRNFYGGLAVGYKF; from the coding sequence TTGAAAAAACATTTACTCCTTGTATTCGCCATTTTTTTCTTCGGAAAGCTTTCTGCACAACAGATAAGCGGAAAAGTGGCTGATGCCTTCAGCAATAAACCCCTCAAAAATGTCAAAATTACTTCGGAAGATTTTTCTGAAACTGTTTTTACAGATGCTTCAGGTGCGTTCTCACTTTTGGTGAAAGGCCTGCCTGTAAACCTCATTTTTGAAGCCCCGGGTTATGGCCGGATGAGCCTGCAGGTCGATGCTGCTTCCGAAGAAATTTTCGTAGTCCTTGCTCCTTCCGAAGGTTCCCTGTCTGAAGTTGTGCTGCGAAGTACCATTATTCCGCAGGAATTACTGGAAACCCCCGCCTCGGTTGCAGTATTGAGCGAAGAGGAGCTGCAAAGGTTTGACGAAACCAATGTGATGCAGAATATTAGTACGCTGCCCGGGCTTAACGTGCACCAGGGGGCTTTAAACACCAATAAAATGAGCATTCGCGGGGTGGGCGCCCGCTCGCAGTACAGTACCAACCGGGTGAAGGCGTATTTTATGGAAATTCCCATCACCAGTGCCGAAGGGGAAACCACGCTCGATGATCTCGATCCTGCCGCGCTTGAGCGAATAGAAATTATTAAGGGCCCTACTTCTAGTATTTACGGGGCCGGGCTTGGAGGAGTGGTCACCCTTTTTCCTGCCCGTGCCATGGAGCAGGGAACAAGGGCCAGGGTAAAAAGCACTTTTGGCGATTACGGACTTTTTCGTGCTACGGCCCGCGCATCCCACGCCTCCAAATCGGCTAAGCTTACAGCCACCTATAACCACGTGGAAACCGATGGCTGGCGGGATAATTCGGCTTATGACAGGGATTCTTTCAACCTTTTTGGACAGGTGCTGGCAGGAAAACGCGGAGAATTGTCGGTCCTCGGGAACTTTGTGCGTTTAAAAGCCTTTATTCCGAGTTCTTTGAACCGCGAAACCCTGCGCACAGAGCCTTCTTCGGCGGCTTTTAACTGGGCTGCGGCCCAAGGTTATGAGTCTTACGACAAAGCTTTGCTCGGCTTTTCCTATCAATATCGTTTTTCTGAAGTTTTTTCCAATGTTACCAGCGTTTACGGAAGCTTCAGGGATGCCTATGAGCCAAGGCCGTTTGACATCCTCAATGAAGGGCAGTCGGCCCTTGGGGCCAGGACAAAATTCGGTCTTGAAAAGGACATTTTTGGAGCCCCCGCGCAGGTGAGTTTTGGCGTTGAATTCTACAACGAGTGGTATGATACTGCCACTTTTGAAAACCTGTACGAGCAGTTTGAAGACCGGGGCAGTGTGCCCGGCGAATACCTGAGCCATAACGAGCAGGACAGGCGTTATTACAATATTTTTCTTCAATGGAACCAGGAGGTGACTTCAAGGCTTAAACTGGAAGCAGGATTAAATTTGAACGCCACTTCATACGAGCTGAGCGATCTTTATGAGGCTGACGAGGTAGACCAGACGGGAGATTACAGTTTTGAGGAAGTCTTTTCCCCCAGGATTGGTGCCGTTTACACAGTGGCGCCGGGCAAAAATTTATACGCTTCGGTAAGTCATGGTTTTTCTACCCCCACCGTGGCAGAAACCCTTACTCCTGAAGGTTTGATTAACACCAATCTCAAGCCCGAGACCGGGATTAATTACGAATTGGGCTTCAAAGGCAACTTTTTGAACAACCGACTCTATGCTGAAGTTGCCGCATTTTCGATCCAGGTGGAAAACCTGCTGGTAGCCGAGCGTGTTGCCGAAGACCAGTACATTGGCCGCAACGCCGGAAAGACCGATCATAACGGAATAGAATTTCTGCTGAACTACAATTTCCCGATTTCAACAACTGTGCGGGCGCGAACATTTGTCAATGCGGCTTATAATTCTTTTGAATTCGATGAGTTTGTAGATGAAGAGGAAGATTTTTCGGGTAATGAGCTGCCGGCAGTGCCGGGGGAAACCGTTAATGCGGGGCTGGATATTGTTACTTCTTTCGGGTTAACCTTGCGCAGCACCTATCAATTTGAGGGGGAAATGCCTTTGAATGATGCAAATACCGAATTTAGAAAACAATATGATCTCCTGCATTTCAAACTGGCCCTGGAACCGCTGGAAATGTTCAATACATTAACAAATCAGCACTGGGATCTGGAAATTTTTGGGGGTGTGAACAATGCGCTTGATGAAAATTATGCAGCTTCGGTCATCCCAAATGCTGTAGGTTTTGGCGGTAATGCCCCCCGCTACTTCTATCCAGGAATGCCACGGAATTTTTATGGAGGCTTGGCAGTTGGATATAAGTTTTAG
- a CDS encoding M14 family metallopeptidase yields MKRILVLAFIAMGLGSCDFSNYILEQDYDFTTVFEESGGTETATYPQIIDFYEDLAAVYPSIKLEQIGETDSGEPLHLVTYSRSKSFDFESLREDHAVVMINNGIHPGESDGIDATMMLFRDLAQDSIALPENTVIAAIPVYNVGGALNRNSFTRTNQNGPKAYGFRGNAQNYDLNRDFIKADTRNTRSFYEIFHKVDPDLFIDTHVSNGADYQYTLTHLFTQHDQMGGALGNYVNKNLKPALEAALKNKDWEITPYVNVFNEVPEKGFTQFLDTPRYSTGYAALWHTPGVMLETHMLKPYDKRVHGTYDFLRSMIAIADEDAELLKKLRAQDLKAFEAKNNYAFDFKVDSSKVSELQFKGYEAERIASEVTGFERLKYDTTRPFIKPVDYYDNFAASKKVKIPQGYIVPQAWWPVLELLELNNVEMVPFEKDTSMVVEVYTIKNYETRSTAYEGHYPHANVEVESSREKVSIRQGDVFIPIKQKAGKYLMATIEPQAPDSFFNWNFFDSILQQKEGFSPYVFEEIAREFLDDYPEIENEFLAKKKNEPEFASSWYAQLDWIHKQSEHYEKSHLRYPVFRVSR; encoded by the coding sequence ATGAAAAGAATACTGGTTTTGGCATTTATTGCCATGGGCCTTGGCTCCTGCGATTTTTCGAACTACATCCTGGAGCAGGATTACGATTTCACCACTGTTTTTGAAGAATCGGGAGGAACAGAGACTGCAACCTACCCCCAGATCATAGATTTTTATGAAGACCTGGCCGCCGTTTACCCCAGCATTAAACTGGAGCAGATTGGCGAGACTGACAGTGGCGAACCGCTGCACCTGGTAACCTACAGCCGCAGTAAATCTTTCGATTTTGAGAGCCTGCGCGAAGATCATGCTGTTGTGATGATCAACAACGGCATTCACCCGGGCGAGAGCGACGGGATTGACGCCACCATGATGCTGTTTAGGGATTTGGCCCAGGATTCTATCGCTCTTCCCGAAAATACGGTAATTGCGGCCATCCCGGTCTACAATGTGGGCGGGGCGCTAAACCGCAACTCCTTCACCCGTACCAACCAGAATGGCCCAAAAGCTTACGGCTTCCGCGGAAATGCGCAGAATTATGACCTTAACCGCGATTTCATTAAAGCCGATACCCGCAACACCCGCAGTTTTTACGAGATCTTCCATAAAGTAGACCCCGATCTTTTTATAGACACCCACGTAAGTAACGGGGCCGATTACCAGTACACCCTTACCCACCTTTTCACACAGCACGACCAGATGGGCGGCGCCCTGGGAAATTATGTCAACAAAAACCTCAAACCTGCACTTGAAGCAGCCTTGAAAAACAAGGATTGGGAGATAACTCCTTACGTGAATGTTTTTAATGAGGTTCCCGAAAAAGGTTTTACCCAGTTTTTGGATACCCCTCGATATTCTACGGGTTATGCCGCCCTATGGCACACGCCCGGGGTGATGCTTGAGACCCACATGCTAAAGCCGTATGACAAAAGGGTTCACGGCACCTATGATTTTCTTCGTTCTATGATAGCAATTGCCGATGAAGACGCCGAACTCCTAAAAAAACTTAGAGCGCAGGACCTTAAAGCCTTTGAGGCAAAGAATAATTATGCATTTGATTTTAAAGTAGACAGCAGTAAGGTTTCTGAGCTTCAGTTCAAAGGATATGAAGCAGAAAGGATAGCCAGTGAGGTCACCGGTTTTGAAAGGCTGAAATATGACACCACCCGGCCTTTTATTAAGCCGGTGGATTATTATGACAATTTTGCCGCTTCCAAAAAAGTAAAAATACCACAGGGTTATATAGTTCCGCAGGCATGGTGGCCGGTCTTAGAGCTACTTGAACTCAATAATGTGGAAATGGTGCCGTTTGAAAAAGACACCAGCATGGTGGTTGAAGTCTACACCATCAAGAACTACGAGACCAGATCAACGGCTTATGAAGGGCATTACCCACATGCTAATGTAGAAGTGGAAAGCAGCAGGGAAAAAGTGAGCATAAGGCAGGGCGATGTTTTTATCCCCATAAAACAAAAAGCCGGAAAATACCTCATGGCCACAATCGAACCCCAGGCCCCCGACTCTTTCTTCAACTGGAACTTTTTTGACAGCATTTTGCAGCAAAAAGAAGGTTTTTCCCCGTATGTATTTGAAGAAATCGCACGGGAATTCCTGGATGATTATCCTGAAATTGAAAATGAGTTCTTAGCTAAAAAGAAGAACGAGCCAGAGTTTGCTTCCAGCTGGTATGCGCAGCTGGACTGGATTCACAAGCAGAGCGAGCACTACGAAAAATCACATTTGCGATATCCCGTCTTTAGAGTGAGCCGGTAA